The nucleotide sequence GTAAATTTCCGGCGCGAATGGACCCATGTGCTTCTTGTAGGGGAGCGACTTCGCGGTGAGGGCCATCGTGAGGTTGGTGCGTCCGTGATAGGCGTGGTCGAACGCGACGACGGCGTTTTTGCCGGTAGCGAGCCGAGCGACCTTCACGGCATTCTCGACAGCCTCAGCCCCTGAGTTGAACAGCACGGTGCGCTTTTCGTGGTCTCCGGGTGTTATGGCGGCAAGCTCCTCGGCTACCCGCACGTACCCCTCGTATGGAGTGACCATAAAACAGGTGTGCGTGAAGTGCCCTGCTTGCTCACGCACTGCTTCAACAACATGGGGGTCGGACGCGCCGACGCTGGTCACTGCGATGCCTGAGCCGAGGTCGATCAGGGAGTTGCCGTCGACGTCGACGAGGATGCCACCGTCGGCATCAGCGGTGTAAACGGGCACCGCTGAGCCCACACCCGCGGCTACCGAAGCTTGTCGGCGCGCCGTCAGTGCCTTGGATTTCGGACCGGGGAGGTCGGTGACCAGGGCGCGCTTCTGCGGCAGCCGGAACGAAGGATTTGTCATCTGTACTGGTCCTTGCTGTCTAGTGGTGAGAACTCGTGCGCTGCACCCCAGTGTGGCCCTCTTCACAGGTCCGCGTACCCTGACAAAATGGCGCAATCATGCTGGCCGTGAGTGACAGGTTGTACATCCTTGTCGGGCGCGGGTGTGAAGTGTCGCTATCTGAGTGAGGAGGAGCGATGGGCGTACCAGTGAAATGGGTGCTAGCGCAGCCGGATCTTGCGCTTGAGCTCAAAGGCGGGGGAGCCGGCCTGACAAGGACGATCACCCTCGTGCTGACAACCGAACTCGAAGATCCATTCCGCTGGCTGTCGGGCGGAGAACTCATCCTCACAACGGGGATAACAATGCCACTGAGCACTGCCGACCGGGCTCACTACATTCGTAGGCTCGTTGAATGTGACGTTGCGGCATTGGGTTTCGGCACCGGGCTATCGCACCCCACGGTCCCCGCAGATCTGATCGTCGCCGCGAATGAAGCGGGTCTTCCGCTGCTCGAAGTGCCCCTTCCGACGCCCTTCGCCGCGATCCACAAAAAGGTGATGACACGGCTCGCCGAGCAGCAGTACGAAGCGGTCCTCCGTGCGTCCCGCGCGCAGCCACGAATGACGCGCGCTGTCATCCAGGGCGGGACGACGGCAACGCTACGGGAACTAGGTTCGGCGATCCGGGCGACGGTACTTCTCGTGGATAAGGCTGGCCGGGTGACTGACACGCAGCCGGCACCGGTCGATCGTGGCGCGGTGGAACAGGTGAGAGCGCTGATCGACGCCGGTACAGCTACCAGCCGCGTGTCCGTGCTCCCTGATGGTTCGTCTGTAGCAGTACAGACCATCGCGGTAGGCCAGGTGATTCATGGCTACCTAGCAGTGCTCAGTCCAGCGCCCCTGGGCAGCGCTGAACAGCTGCTTCTCGGCCACGCCAACTCGCTCTTGGCGCTGGATTTCGAGAAGCCAGTCCGCCTGCGCGCCACACAGAACAAACTGAACAGCGCAGCGCTCGGACAGGTGCTAGCCGACGCGGCCGACAGGGCCGCCGCATGGGCTCAGGTCCGCACCGCAGCCGATGACCATGGCCTTATCCGTGTCCTCACCCTCGTTTCGGGCGATCCAGATGTTCTCGAACGCGCAACGCGGGCAGCCGAAGAACAACTCCACGACGCAGGCCGGCCGTCGTTCACCTACCGGCACAATGGTGAGCTGACTGTGCTGCTGAACGGTTCAGACGACGCTGCGTTCGCGCATTCCCTCCTCAAAGGACTGCGGTCGGATGAGCTCAAATCAGTTCGTGCAGGGCTGAGTTCCGCGCTCGCAGTGGATCAGGTACGAAATGCGGCAGGTAACGCGGCGCTCGCGGCTTCGGCCGCTGAATACGGCGGCACGCCGCTGGAGTTCGCGCGCCTTGCCGGTCACGCGCTTCTCGCGTTCCCGGAGGCCCGTCAGGTCCTCGCCGCGCTCGCGGACACTCTCATCACTCCGCTTGCCGAGTACGACAAGCAGAACAGCACCGAACTCCTGCCATCGCTGCGGGCATTTCTCGAAGCGAACGGTCATTGGGAATCCGCGGCCGCGGTGCTGGGCGTCCATCGGCACACCTTGCGCAACCGTATCGCGCGTGCCGAGGCGATACTGAACTGCGACCTGAGTGTGGCAAGGGTTCGCGCGGAACTCTTGCTCGGGCTGATCGTCCAGCAGTCATGACTCGTGGAATGCCTCACAGGCCCCGAACGCCTTGAACGCCGCAGTGACCACGCACAATCGTGCTGGGGTCACGTGGCCGCTCGCTTTCAGTTCGCCGATGAGCGTGCTGAGGCGTCCGGTCTGTGTTGTCTGTGCAATCCACCGGGTCACAAGGTCGTGCGCGGGTGCCTCGAGGTCTGAGGACGTCAGAAGCAACCGCCGAACAAGCTGGTGCCATTGGTGATTCAGTTCGGCAACCAGGATGGTGTTCGCGAGCGCATCCCAATGGTCGGCCTCAGCGGGCGTGTTTTGCGCGACATCTTGCGCCAGCCAGTCGAGCCCGACAGCCCGTCCCACTTCGGTGTACGTTTGCGCGACAGCACCAATTGGGCGGCCCGTAGCCCGTGCTGTGTCCGACAACGCGAAGCCATGTGCGAGCAGACGCAGCGTCGCCAGGTCAGGATCCAAGAGTCCACGAAGCTGAGGTAACTTTGCTTTCAGCGCTTCAATGTGAGGCTTGTACTGAGTGATCAGATCACGAGCGGGCATCTTCGGTGCGTGTTGCAACATCCACGCCGTAGCGGTTTCGATCAGTTCCTGAACGCTGGTGAGAAGCGCCATGCGCGTGTGCGGCGCCATGTCGAGCGTATCCAGACTTTGCCACACAGAATCGATGCTGAAGACGTCCCGGACCACCCAATAGGCCACTGCGATCTGGGGAGTTGTCACACCGAACTGTTCCTCGAGGCGGCGGACGAGGCCAGGACCGACGCGGTTGATGATCTCACCCGCGACCACAACTGACTTGATCTCGCGAGCCAGCTGATGGGTGTGCAGGTATCCGGCCGCTGCCTTACGTATCAGCGGCGGGAAGTAGTCAGTGACCGTGTGCGCGAAGATAGGATTGTCGAGGACAGACGAGTCCGCGAGCTCCTGGCGCACGAGGTTTTTGGATTGCGCGAGGAGAACCGCGATCTCTGGCCGTACCAGGCCTGTGCCCGCCACGTGACGTGCCCGGAGTTCCGCGTCGGACGGCAGTCCTTCGCCGTCCCGGGTGATCCCCGCTGATACTTCGAGGTTCTCGATCAGTCGTTCATGTCTGCTGACCAGGAACCGTGAATGTGCTTCTGCCAGGCTGAGGGCGAGTGTCTGCCTGTCGGAGTCCGCCAGAACGGCGGCCGCGACGTCGTCGGCAGCGGCCGCCAGCACGCTGTTCCTCTCGACGGTAGTCATCGACCCCGCCGTTACGACCGCGTCGAGCGCAATCTTGATGTTGACTTCGCGGTCCGATGTCGCGACACCTGCGGCGTTGTCGATGAAGTCGGCGTTGATCTTTCCGCCGCGCAGCGCGTATTCGACTCGCCCGCGCTGCGTAAAGCCGAGGTTTCCGCCTTCACCGACGGCGCGGCACGCAAGTTCGTGCGCGTTGACGCGGACGCTGTCGTTGACGGGGTCAGCTGCGACGCTGTGCCCCTCTGTGCTTGCCTTGACGTAGGTGCCGATACCGCCATTCCACAGCACGTCGACATGCGCGGTGAGGAGAGCTTTGATCAACTCATCGGGGGAGAGTTGCTGGGCCGTCACGCCCAGCCGCGACCGTACTTCTGGGGTGAGCCGGATCGTTTTCGCTGAACGCGACCACACGCCTCCACCGTCGGAGATCGCGGAGCGGCGGTAATCGTCCCAGCTACTGCGGGGGAGAGTCGCAAGTCGCTGACGCTCCTCGAAGGATGCCTCGGGGTCAGGATCCGGATCAAGGAAGATGTGTCGGTGATCGAAGGCTCCGATCAATCTGATGTGCCGCGAGAGCAGCATGCCGTTGCCGAAAACATCACCGGACATGTCACCGATGCCGGCCACAGTGAACGGATCGGTGTCGACGTCGATTCCGAGTTCAGCGAGGTGGCGCCGGACCGAGCACCAGGCTCCGCGGGCCGTGATGCCCATGGCTTTGTGGTCGTACCCCACAGAGCCGCCCGAAGCGAACGCGTCCCCCAGCCAGAAGCCACGTGAGGTCGCGATGCTGTTTGCCAAGTCGGAGAAAGTCGCAGTGCCCTTGTCCGCCGCCACCACGAGATACGGGTCGGACCCGTCATAGGTTCTCGTATTCGCCGGTGTGACGACTTTCTGGTCGATGATGTTGTCAGTAACGTCGAGCAGCGCGCCAATGAAATCGCTATAGGCCGCACGCACCCCGTGCGGTGTCGTCTCGCCCCGCACGACGAATGCACCTTTCGCGCCGTTCGGAACGATGAGTGAGTTCTTCACAACCTGGGTTTTGAGCAGGCCAAGAACCTCGGTGCGGAAGTCATCTTTGCGATCCGACCAGCGCAACCCACCGCGGGCAATCAGGCCACCGCGCACATGGCTGCCTTCGACTCGTGGCCCGTGAACGAAGACCTCCCGGAACGGTGTCACCGCTGTCTTTACCGTCAGCAGGGACGGGTCGACCTTAAAAGCGAGTGTTTGCGGCTGGGGTACTTGGAACCAGTTCGTCCGCAACGTCGCATCCAGGAATGAATGCAATGCGCGAAGCAGCCGATCCTCGTCCAGGGTTGAGGTCGTCGCAATGCTCGCGGTGACAATTTCGCTGAGCACGCGTGCGTCGCGGCCGGACTCAGGTTCGAAGCGGGCATGGAACAAACCGATCCAGGAGCGCACGAAATCCGGATGCCGCACAAGGATCTCGACCGTATTCTTCTCGGCTAGCTTGAGTCCCGCCTGGCGCAGATACCGGCAGGCTGCACGAACCAGCGCAACACATTGCCAGTCGATATGAGCTGTGCAGATCAACCGTGCGTAAGGGTCGATCTCGAACTCATCATTGGCTGCGGCAAGGAGGGCGGCCGACAGCATGGCCGCGGTGCCCTCCTTCCACGCGAAATCAGGGGGACAGAAGGTGAATCGATGTCCTCCGCCGACGGATTCGTGCGAGGCGACCCGCAGTCCAAGGTCCGCGAACGTGGCAACGAGATCTGCCAGGAGCGGGGCGCTGTCAGGCCACGAGAGGAACGCGACAGGAGCCTCGTCTCGGGTGGGGCTGGTGAAGCTGAAAGTGGGTGCTGCCTGGTTCAGTGTCTGAGTCATGACGGTCTGCTTTCTCGTGCGCCGGTGCCATCAGTGTGTCTGTGTGAGACCAGTGCCACAGCTGCCGAAATGGAGCGTGGCGACCCGATAGGTACGCCAGTTTGAACGTTGCAGCGTTACCCTGGCAGCATGCTTGCTGCCGCCTTGATCGCGACGATCGTGGGTTTTGCTTTCTTGGTCGCAGCGCTCCTCACCGGAAACCTCCTGTGGGCGTGGATCTGCATCGGAATTTGCGTGGCCGGCATTGCGGGCCTCATTGTCGACGCGGTGCGGCCAGCCAGGGGGTCGGTGGAAGACGAGGATGCGTCCGGAACGCGTTAGCCCGCAGCGGTGCGCGTGCCGTATCATCGCAAGCAGACAGCGCTGATCCGGCCATCACCGGGGAGCTTTCGGAAGAACAGCACACTACGGAGTGCCCAGTAGAACCGAACGGGTAGGCCCGTCACAGCCTGGAGATGAGCGGCGGTTCCTCGTGGATCGCAAGCGGGGTGGTACCGCGGTGAGAATTACTTCATCGTCCCCGTGCAGCAGGCGACAATCCGCAGCACGAGGAGTACCAGGTGTCAGGCACCGCGACCACAGGTAAGTATCCGCTCGTCAGCTTTCCCGGGGCAGATGAGCCTTCGCCACGTTTTCCCGACTTGGAAAAAGCTGTACTGAAGCAGTGGGACGCTGAAGGCGCCTTCCGTGAGAGCATTGCACGTCGTGCTGCTGCACCGGAGTTTGTTTTCTACGATGGTCCACCGTTCGCCAACGGACTGCCGCACTACGGTCACTTGCTCACGGGGTACGTGAAGGACCTCGTTCCGCGGTTCCAGACCATGCGGGGCAAGAAAGTCGAGCGCCGCTTCGGCTGGGATTGCCACGGTTTGCCGGCCGAAGTGGAGGCCGAGAAGCAACTCGGCATAAACCACAAGTCGGAAATCGAAACGATGGGGGTCGCCGAGTTCAACGACGCCTGCCGTAGCTCGGTTCTCCGATATACGCACGAGTGGCAGGAGTACGTGACCCGCCAGGCCCGCTGGGTCGACTTCGACAATGACTACAAGACGCTCGACACCGACTATATGGAGTCGGTGCTGTGGGCGTTTAAGACGCTCTGGGACAAGGGGCTTGTCTACGAGGGGTTCCGGGTTCTCTGGTACTGCTGGCGCTGTGAGACGCCGCTCTCAGCGACGGAAACCAAAATGGACGATGTCTATCGGATGCGGCAGGATCCCGCCGTCACTGTAGGAATGCGTCTCAAAGGGGATCTCGAAGGAACTCAAGCGCTGGTCTGGACGACAACCCCGTGGACGCTGCCGTCGAACCTTGCGATGGCTGTTCATCCTGAGGTCGAATACGTCCAGGTGATGGCGGAGAACGGCCAGAAGTTCCTCCTCGCCGAAGCTCGCCTGGGCCACTATGCCCGCGAACTCGGCAAAGAACCGGAAATCCTTGCGCGTTACAGCGGTGCGGACCTCGTCGGTATGCAGTACACCCCGGTCTTCGACTTCTTCGAGGGGCGCGAAAACGCGCACCAGATCCTGACCGCGGACTACGTGACCACCGGCGACGGAACGGGCATCGTTCACATCGCCCCCGCATTCGGTGAGGATGAC is from Hoyosella subflava DQS3-9A1 and encodes:
- a CDS encoding PucR family transcriptional regulator, whose translation is MGVPVKWVLAQPDLALELKGGGAGLTRTITLVLTTELEDPFRWLSGGELILTTGITMPLSTADRAHYIRRLVECDVAALGFGTGLSHPTVPADLIVAANEAGLPLLEVPLPTPFAAIHKKVMTRLAEQQYEAVLRASRAQPRMTRAVIQGGTTATLRELGSAIRATVLLVDKAGRVTDTQPAPVDRGAVEQVRALIDAGTATSRVSVLPDGSSVAVQTIAVGQVIHGYLAVLSPAPLGSAEQLLLGHANSLLALDFEKPVRLRATQNKLNSAALGQVLADAADRAAAWAQVRTAADDHGLIRVLTLVSGDPDVLERATRAAEEQLHDAGRPSFTYRHNGELTVLLNGSDDAAFAHSLLKGLRSDELKSVRAGLSSALAVDQVRNAAGNAALAASAAEYGGTPLEFARLAGHALLAFPEARQVLAALADTLITPLAEYDKQNSTELLPSLRAFLEANGHWESAAAVLGVHRHTLRNRIARAEAILNCDLSVARVRAELLLGLIVQQS
- a CDS encoding NAD-glutamate dehydrogenase domain-containing protein yields the protein MTQTLNQAAPTFSFTSPTRDEAPVAFLSWPDSAPLLADLVATFADLGLRVASHESVGGGHRFTFCPPDFAWKEGTAAMLSAALLAAANDEFEIDPYARLICTAHIDWQCVALVRAACRYLRQAGLKLAEKNTVEILVRHPDFVRSWIGLFHARFEPESGRDARVLSEIVTASIATTSTLDEDRLLRALHSFLDATLRTNWFQVPQPQTLAFKVDPSLLTVKTAVTPFREVFVHGPRVEGSHVRGGLIARGGLRWSDRKDDFRTEVLGLLKTQVVKNSLIVPNGAKGAFVVRGETTPHGVRAAYSDFIGALLDVTDNIIDQKVVTPANTRTYDGSDPYLVVAADKGTATFSDLANSIATSRGFWLGDAFASGGSVGYDHKAMGITARGAWCSVRRHLAELGIDVDTDPFTVAGIGDMSGDVFGNGMLLSRHIRLIGAFDHRHIFLDPDPDPEASFEERQRLATLPRSSWDDYRRSAISDGGGVWSRSAKTIRLTPEVRSRLGVTAQQLSPDELIKALLTAHVDVLWNGGIGTYVKASTEGHSVAADPVNDSVRVNAHELACRAVGEGGNLGFTQRGRVEYALRGGKINADFIDNAAGVATSDREVNIKIALDAVVTAGSMTTVERNSVLAAAADDVAAAVLADSDRQTLALSLAEAHSRFLVSRHERLIENLEVSAGITRDGEGLPSDAELRARHVAGTGLVRPEIAVLLAQSKNLVRQELADSSVLDNPIFAHTVTDYFPPLIRKAAAGYLHTHQLAREIKSVVVAGEIINRVGPGLVRRLEEQFGVTTPQIAVAYWVVRDVFSIDSVWQSLDTLDMAPHTRMALLTSVQELIETATAWMLQHAPKMPARDLITQYKPHIEALKAKLPQLRGLLDPDLATLRLLAHGFALSDTARATGRPIGAVAQTYTEVGRAVGLDWLAQDVAQNTPAEADHWDALANTILVAELNHQWHQLVRRLLLTSSDLEAPAHDLVTRWIAQTTQTGRLSTLIGELKASGHVTPARLCVVTAAFKAFGACEAFHES